Proteins from a single region of Palaemon carinicauda isolate YSFRI2023 chromosome 1, ASM3689809v2, whole genome shotgun sequence:
- the LOC137638075 gene encoding uncharacterized protein — translation MPSPHLHESYEVLSLLTETYEVLSSLQSLTKPSLYSKSLTKPSVYSKSLTEPLVYSKSLREPSVYSKSLKKPSVNSNSLMEPTVYSKSLMKPSIYSESLTEPSVYSKSLTEPSVYSKSLTEPSDYSKNLTEPSIYSKSLMEPSIYAKSLTKPSVYSKNLMEPSVHSKSFTIPQFTPKILRSP, via the coding sequence ATGCCAAGCCCTCATCTACATGAGTCTTACGAAGTCCTTAGTTTACTCACAGAAACTTACGAAGTCCTCAGCTCACTCCAAAGTCTTACAAAACCATCACTTTACTCCAAGAGTCTTACGAAGCCTTCGGTGTACTCTAAGAGTCTTACGGAGCCCTTAGTTTACTCCAAGAGTCTTAGAGAGCCTTCAGTTTACTCCAAGAGTCTTAAGAAGCCCTCAGTTAACTCCAATAGTCTTATGGAGCCCACAGTTTACTCAAAGAGTCTTATGAAGCCCTCAATTTACTCCGAGAGTCTTACGGAGCCCTCAGTTTACTCCAAGAGTCTTACGGAGCCCTCAGTTTACTCCAAGAGTCTTACAGAGCCCTCAGATTACTCCAAGAATCTTACAGAACCCTCAATTTACTCCAAGAGTCTTATGGAGCCCTCAATTTATGCCAAAAGTCTCACAAAGCCCTCAGTTTACTCCAAGAATCTTATGGAGCCCTCAGTTCACTCCAAGAGTTTTACGATCCCCCAGTTTACTCCAAAAATCTTACGAAGCCCTTAG